CCGCAGCGTGTAGATGACGTAGCCGTCCTCGTCGCTGTCGTTCGACTCCATCAGGTCGTCCGACGCGCCCTGCGCCACACGCGCGGCGTCCTCGCTGACCGGCGGCAGTGCGGGTTGGCCGGCCGGCGTCCGGATCGAGCCGTCGGGCAGGATGACCCGCACCAGCCGACCGGATCCGGGATACGGCGGTAGCCGGACCTGCGCCGGACCGGCGCGCTCCGCGTCCGTCGCCAGGACACGGGAGTCGGCGCGCAGCTGACTCTCGACGGTGTCCTTCAGCTCCCAGTCAAGTAGCTCGCTGGCCACCTGGAAGGCCACGAACACGCTGACCGCGATGGCCGTCGCCGCGATCACCGTCAGCCTGGCCCGCAGGGACCGCCGGCGCCACCACCGGGTCAGCCGGCGCGGTTCCCGGCCGGCGTGCCCGCTCACGGAGGAGTCTCCCGCAACGTGTATCCCAGGCCGCGCAGCGTGTAGATCAATCGCGGCTCACCCTCGGCCTCCATCTTGCGGCGCAGATAACTCACGTATACCTGGAGGTTGTTGGCGGTGGAGCTCATGCCGAAGCCCCAGATCGCCTCGAACAGCGTGTCGCGGGTCACGACCCGGGTCGCGTTGCTCACGAGGACCTGAAGGAGGGAGAACTCGGTCCGGGTCAAGCGCAGTGGCCGGGCGCCCCGCCACGCCTCGAACCTGTCGGGATCGAGCCGGACGTCGGCGAACGACAGGATCTGTGACTCCTCGTCGGTCGGCGTGCGTCGCCGCAGCAGGGCCCGCACCCGGGCCAGTAACTCCTCGGTGGCGAACGGCTTGGGCAGGTAGTCGTCGGCGCCCGCGTCCAGCCCCGCGACCCGGTCGGAGACCTGGTCGCGGGCGGTCAGCATCAGCACCGGCAGATCCTGGCCCGCGGCCCGCAACCGCCGGCAGGTCTCCAACCCGCCGAGGCGGGGCATCATCACGTCGAGGAGCAGCAGGTCCGGCGCGTCGCCACCCACCCCGTCGAGTACGGCGAAACCGTTGGCGACGGTGCTGGTGTCGTACCCCTCGACCTGGAGCACCCGCTCCAGTGACTCACGGATGGCCGCTTCGTCATCCGCGATCATGATCCGCACGCCGGCCCGCCCCCTCCAGTCGATGCTTTTCCGCTCATTGTCCCCGATCAACCTGAGGCCAGGATTAGAGCGTCGCCGCTGTGGTGCCCGCGCGGGCCGGGTGGACGTCGGACGCCTTGCTGGGCACCTGGTTCGGCCGACCGGCCTGATCATCGCATTAACAGTCGTCTCAGGTTCGCTCGCTAGGAAGTAGGCATCCGGATGAGCGAGGTAACCCGTCGTGTCTTGCAGACGGATGCCGCTCCGATAGCGCACCACACAAACACCTGAGGGGAAACCGACGTGAAGTCGAACGCACATCCTTTGAAGCACCTCACGACGGGACGTCGCGGCTTCCTGGCCGGCACGGCGGCACTTGGCATCGGTGCCGGCCTGTCCACGCATGCCATTGCCTCCCACGTGACGGAGAACGAGACCACTGATTTCTCAGAGCGAGACCATGACCTGCCCTTCATCGGCACGGAGGAGACCTTTTCCACCCGCGAGTTGATGATACTGAACGACAGGCTGTTCCTTGAGGACACCGGTCTTGCCGAGCTCGGCCCGCGCCGCATCGGCGCAATGGACAAAGCAGGACTCAACATTCAAATCCTCTCCGCGCATACGCCAGGTGTCCAGAATGTCAAAGGTAAGAAAGGAATCGATTTTGCGTATCGCCTCAACAAGTTGCTTGTCGATGGACCCATGGCCACTTATCCGGGGCGGTTCAAGGCATTCGCAACCTTGCCTCTGCAGAATCCGGAGGCCTCGGCAGACGAACTGGAACGCACAGTTCGGGAAGATGGCTTCCTGGGCTGCTTGACCAATGGGATCATCGGAAAGAAGTTCCTCGACCATCCCGACTTCGAGCCCCTGCTGGCACGCACCCAAGCCCTTGATGTGCCGATATACATCCATCCGGGCCTGCCGCCCGACGAGGTTTTCGAGATCTACTACAGCAATATGCGGCCGGAGTACCAGAAGGAGTTCCAGGACCAGGTTCTCAGCATCTCCGCATATGGATGGCACCAGGAAGTCGTGACTCAGTGCCTTCGAATGATCACCTCAGGAGTATTCGACAGGCATCCCAAGCTCCAGATCATCATCGGCCACATGGGAGAAGGCCTCCCGTTCTTCTTCGAACGCATCGTGGAGAAGATGAGTGAAGTGACCAAGAAGAGCCTGGACAAGCCGTTCGAGCAGTACTTCCACGACAATTTCTGGTTCACGACCAGCGCATTCCCCCAGACCGAACTGCTCAACCTCCTGCTGAAGTACATAAGCGTGGACCGAGTGATGTTCGCAACGGACTACCCGTTTGCGGACATGAAAACTCAGACCGACTGGTTCCGGGGAGTCGCCCTGCCACGCGAAGCCAAGGAGAAAATCGCGTTCCGAAACGCGGAAAAACTGTTCGGAATCAAAGTCTGACACGTCCTGACACATCGCGACACGTCCCGACGGGCAGAATGACGTAGCATGCGATACGCAGTCTCTACCTCACGCGGTCTTCGTAACAGGGCGAATCGCATGCTCTTCCAGAGAGATCGAAGTGTCGCGCCAAAGGGTATTGCAGAACGCCGATCGCGCTCGGTTCCGGCGGCTTGCGACTATGTAGTTCGCTTCGGCCGAGCACGCGGTCGACGGAGACTCGCAGGGACCCCCGTGAGCAGCGGGTATGCTCCGTACACGTGACTGCGCCCGCAAAGCCCCGTATCCCGAACGTCCTCGCCGGCCGCTATGCCTCGGCCGAGCTCGCCACGCTGTGGTCCCCCGAGCAGAAGGTGCGGCTGGAGCGCCAGCTGTGGCTCGCCGTGCTGCGGGCCCAGAAGGACCTCGGGATCGAGGTGCCCGACGCCGCGCTCGCCGACTACGAGCGGGTCCTGGACCAGGTCGACCTGACCTCGATCGCCGAGCGCGAGAAGATCACACGGCACGACGTGAAGGCGCGGATCGAGGAGTTCAACGACCTCGCCGGGCACGAGCACATCCACAAGGGCATGACGTCCCGCGACCTCACCGAGAACGTCGAGCAGCTGCAGATCCGGCTCTCCCTGGAGCTGGTGCGCGACCGCACGGTGGCCGTCCTGGCGCGCCTGGGCAGGCTCGCGGGCGAGTACGGCGAGCTGGTCCTCGCGGGCCGCTCCCACAATGTGGCGGCGCAGGCGACGACGCTCGGCAAGCGTTTCGCGACCGCCGCCGACGAGCTGCTCGTCGCGCACGGCCGGGTCGAGGAACTGCTCGCCCGTTACCCGCTGCGCGGCATCAAGGGCCCGGTGGGCACGGCACAGGACATGCTCGACCTGCTGGGCGGGGACGCGGCGAAGCTCGCCGACCTGGAGCAGCGGATCGCCGGCCACCTCGGCTTCTCGCAGGCGTTCACCTCGGTGGGCCAGGTCTACCCGCGCTCGCTGGACTACGAGGTCGTGACCGCGCTGGTGCAGATCGCCGCGGCCCCCTCGTCGACCGCCAAGACCATCCGGCTGATGGCCGGGCACGAGCTGGTGACCGAGGGCTTCAAGCCGGGCCAGGTCGGTTCCTCGGCGATGCCGCACAAGATGAACACCCGCTCCTGCGAGCGCGTCAACGGCCTGATGGTCATCCTGCGCGGCTACGCCTCGATGACGGGCGAGCTGGCGGGCGACCAGTGGAACGAGGGCGACGTGTCCTGCTCGGTGGTGCGCCGGGTCGCGCTGCCCGACGCGTTCTTCGCGCTTGACGGTCTGCTGGAGACCTTCCTCACCGTCCTCGACGAGTTCGGCGCCTTCCCCGCGGTCGTCGCCCGCGAGCTGGACCGCTACCTGCCGTTCCTCGCGACGACGAAGGTCCTGATGGGCGCGGTGCGCGCGGGTGTCGGCCGCGAGGTGGCGCACGAGGCCATCAAGGAGAACGCCGTCGCCGCCGCCCTCGCCATGCGCGAGCAGGGCACCGAGCGCAACGAGCTGCTCGACAAGCTCGCCGCGGACGAGCGCATCCCCCTCGACCGCGCGCAGCTCGACGCGCTGATGGCGGACAAGCTGTCCTTCACGGGCGCCGCCGCCGACCAGGTGGCCGCGGTCGTCGCGCGCGTCGAGGAGATCCTGAAGCAGCACCCGGAGGCCGCGGCCTACACGCCGGGGGCGATCCTCTGACGCGGTTCACCCCCGCCGAACTGGAGGCCGCCCGCGGCCGGCTCGTGCCGGATGTCGTCGCGGACGGTCTCCAGGTGCTGTTCTGCGGTATCAACCCCGGGCTGATGACGGCCGCGACGGGCCACCACTTCGCGCGCCCCGGCAACCGCTTCTGGCCGGTCCTGCATCTGTCCGGTTTCACCCCGCGGCAGCTGAAGCCCTCGGAGCAGGACGAGTTGCTGTCGTACGGGCTCGGCATCACCAATGTGGTGGCGCGGGCCAGTGCCCGGGCCGACGAGCTGAGCGCGGAGGAGTACCGGGAGGGTGGACGGCTGCTCGCGGCCAAGGTGGCACGGCTGCGGCCCCGGTGGCTGGCGGTGGTGGGTGTGACCGCCTACCGGGCGGCCTTCGACGACCGCGGGGCGGCGATCGGCGCGCAGGAGCGGACGTTCGGCGCCACGCGCGTGTGGGTCCTGCCCAACCCCAGCGGTCTGAACGCCCACTGGACGGCGGCGACGATGGCGGAGGAGTTCGGCCGGTTGCGGGAGGCCGCGCAGGACTTTCGGAACACTCCCTAGAGGGTGTCCGCCGGTCAGGGCGGGGGCAACTCCGTTACCAGGGCGAAGAGTTGGAACTCCTGCCCTTCCACCGGTTCGGAGACCCCCACCGCGACCCACCGCCCCGTGCCGTCGGCCTCCCACAGGTCCACGTACCCCACGTAGGCGCTGAGGTAGGCCCACGGCTTCGGTATTCGCTCCTGGGGGTCCTCCGAGCGCAGGAAGACACCGGCCAGACTCTTCGGTTCCGCCTCGCCCCAACGCTCCCCCAGTCGCTGCGAGACGCCCTCCCGGTAGGCGGTGAACTGGTCCGCGATCTCCTCCCGCCCGGACCGGTCGCCCGTCCCGAAACCGTGCGTCGTCTCCAGTACCACCAGGTGGTAGCCGGGTCCTCCCGCGCCCACCTCCGACCAGCCGTGCGCCGCGGGGAAGTCGCGGACGCACAGCTCGTCGATCGTGGCGAGGTGTCGCTCAGTGGTCATGGAGTCCAGTAAAGCGCCCGCCACTGACATGTGGCGGCCCGTCAGGTCACCACGCCCGTCCGGACTCACGCGTCACGACGGCGCACACTCCACGATCCGGCCAGCAGCACGGCCGACGTCCACAGCGCTGTCACCGCGAGCCCCGCCCACGGCCCGAGCAGACCGTCCCAGGTCTCGTGCAGGACCACCTGCCCCGCCCGGTCGGGCAGCAGGTCGGCCACGTTCCCGGACATGTCGCCGACCACGAAGGAGACCAGCAGGAGGAAGGGGATGAGGATGCTCAGCGTGGTGACGCCGCTGCGCAGCAGGGCGGTCAGGCCGGCCGCGAAGAGCGCCATCAGGGCCAGGTAGATCCCGCAGCCCACGACCGCGCGCAGTCCTTCGGCCCAGCTCACCCCGCTCGCCCGGTCGCCGAGGAGGGCTTTGCCCACGGCGAGGCTCAGGCACCCGGTGAGGAGGCCGACGGCCAGGGCGGGAGCGCCGACGGCCGTCGTCTTCGCCGCGAACCACCGTCCGCGACGGGGTACGGCGGTCAGTGAGACCCGCAGGGCACCTCCCTGGAACTCGGACGACATGGCCTGCGCGCCGAAGGTGATCGCCGCGATCTGCCCGAAGTTGACGCCGAAGAACGCCGTGAACAGTGGGTCGAAGTCCGCGCCACCGCCCCCGTCGTCGAGGGCGGCCAGTGCGGAGAAGGCCGCGGTGACCAGGACGACGGCGCCCAGTCCCACGACGAGCGACCGCAGGGTGCGGACTTTGAGCCACTCCGAGTGGAGTACGGGTGGGAACGACACGGTCAGGCCTCCTGCGGCTGGGTCGGGGACTGGGCGGCGAACTCGGCCTCCGTGGCCGTCAGATCGAGGTAGGCCTGTTCCAGCGTCCCTCCCTGGGCCGCCAGTTCGAGGAGGGGCAGGCCCGCGCCCGAGACGAGGCGGCCGATGTCGTCCACGCGCGCGTGGTGCACGATCCACCGCTCCCCCTCACCCCCTCCGCCGCTTCCTCCTTCGTCTCCTCCGCCATTTCTTCCTTCGCGTCCGCCTCCGCTCTCTCCTTCGTCCCGTACGGCCTCGTATCCGTGCCGTGCGAGCAGGTCGCGGAGGGCCGCGCCGTCCGTG
This sequence is a window from Streptomyces ortus. Protein-coding genes within it:
- a CDS encoding ABC transporter permease, translated to MSFPPVLHSEWLKVRTLRSLVVGLGAVVLVTAAFSALAALDDGGGGADFDPLFTAFFGVNFGQIAAITFGAQAMSSEFQGGALRVSLTAVPRRGRWFAAKTTAVGAPALAVGLLTGCLSLAVGKALLGDRASGVSWAEGLRAVVGCGIYLALMALFAAGLTALLRSGVTTLSILIPFLLLVSFVVGDMSGNVADLLPDRAGQVVLHETWDGLLGPWAGLAVTALWTSAVLLAGSWSVRRRDA
- the mug gene encoding G/U mismatch-specific DNA glycosylase; this translates as MTRFTPAELEAARGRLVPDVVADGLQVLFCGINPGLMTAATGHHFARPGNRFWPVLHLSGFTPRQLKPSEQDELLSYGLGITNVVARASARADELSAEEYREGGRLLAAKVARLRPRWLAVVGVTAYRAAFDDRGAAIGAQERTFGATRVWVLPNPSGLNAHWTAATMAEEFGRLREAAQDFRNTP
- the purB gene encoding adenylosuccinate lyase — encoded protein: MTAPAKPRIPNVLAGRYASAELATLWSPEQKVRLERQLWLAVLRAQKDLGIEVPDAALADYERVLDQVDLTSIAEREKITRHDVKARIEEFNDLAGHEHIHKGMTSRDLTENVEQLQIRLSLELVRDRTVAVLARLGRLAGEYGELVLAGRSHNVAAQATTLGKRFATAADELLVAHGRVEELLARYPLRGIKGPVGTAQDMLDLLGGDAAKLADLEQRIAGHLGFSQAFTSVGQVYPRSLDYEVVTALVQIAAAPSSTAKTIRLMAGHELVTEGFKPGQVGSSAMPHKMNTRSCERVNGLMVILRGYASMTGELAGDQWNEGDVSCSVVRRVALPDAFFALDGLLETFLTVLDEFGAFPAVVARELDRYLPFLATTKVLMGAVRAGVGREVAHEAIKENAVAAALAMREQGTERNELLDKLAADERIPLDRAQLDALMADKLSFTGAAADQVAAVVARVEEILKQHPEAAAYTPGAIL
- a CDS encoding amidohydrolase family protein — protein: MKSNAHPLKHLTTGRRGFLAGTAALGIGAGLSTHAIASHVTENETTDFSERDHDLPFIGTEETFSTRELMILNDRLFLEDTGLAELGPRRIGAMDKAGLNIQILSAHTPGVQNVKGKKGIDFAYRLNKLLVDGPMATYPGRFKAFATLPLQNPEASADELERTVREDGFLGCLTNGIIGKKFLDHPDFEPLLARTQALDVPIYIHPGLPPDEVFEIYYSNMRPEYQKEFQDQVLSISAYGWHQEVVTQCLRMITSGVFDRHPKLQIIIGHMGEGLPFFFERIVEKMSEVTKKSLDKPFEQYFHDNFWFTTSAFPQTELLNLLLKYISVDRVMFATDYPFADMKTQTDWFRGVALPREAKEKIAFRNAEKLFGIKV
- a CDS encoding response regulator transcription factor; this encodes MRIMIADDEAAIRESLERVLQVEGYDTSTVANGFAVLDGVGGDAPDLLLLDVMMPRLGGLETCRRLRAAGQDLPVLMLTARDQVSDRVAGLDAGADDYLPKPFATEELLARVRALLRRRTPTDEESQILSFADVRLDPDRFEAWRGARPLRLTRTEFSLLQVLVSNATRVVTRDTLFEAIWGFGMSSTANNLQVYVSYLRRKMEAEGEPRLIYTLRGLGYTLRETPP